One Euphorbia lathyris chromosome 1, ddEupLath1.1, whole genome shotgun sequence DNA segment encodes these proteins:
- the LOC136204134 gene encoding disease resistance RPP13-like protein 4, with translation MVDAVVSVFLERLLNTLVEEGRTLNQFRDQFQNLQKELELMQCVLKDADKRKRKDRTLRSIMANLRELIYEAEDILADCQLQSKEDDPFSNAWLTCFHPPNLHFQYKTGKRLQEINDKITKIKEHMSFLGLSGSNEMGRIDPQNNQMPRWSSPVYDHTQVVGLEDDTRKMKDWLFAAEAGILAIGVVGMGGLGKTTIAQKVFNEREIEDHFERKMWVSVSQTLDEEQIMRSMLRNLGDASVGDDLGELLKKINQYLLGKRFLIVLDDVWSLDVNWFRRIYDGLPKGNGSSIIITTRIEEVARKMGVNEASIHWPKFLSTENSWLLFRKIAFAATGGECRHDDLEKIGKEIVQKCKGLPLAIKAIGGLLLYKSHYHEWKRIADNFRDELAENDDSVMASLQLSYDELPPYLKSCFLSFTLYPEDCVIEKEQLIRWWIGEGFVPLRVGRSSTEAGESCFSGLTNRCLVEVVDKTYNGTIYACKIHDMVRDLVIKMAEDDAFFLLDGIGSRHLGINSNMDQKRLASNQKVRALLSTTKTGEVNKISSTITKKFSECRYLRVLDVCKSIFETPLSGLLYQIGNLQHLTYLSLSNTHPLIELPPSLEKLTNLQILDVSYCQNLKVLPPYLMTFKKLRVLDASHCGSLEYLPKGLGRLSNLEVLLGFRPARASQSNGCRIGELRNLTRLRTLGLHLTHGDEIEDDEVNALVKLQELQLLKVSCFDGHGPELMGKMDRLYPPPELYELALQFFPGKTSPIWLNPISLPMLRYLSVSSGNICKMHESFWGEDNTVWKIEALLLESLSELGMEWTKVEQVMPCLRIVNANWCPELACFPIQEVGFRGGVWRKGEQMN, from the coding sequence ATGGTGGATGCTGTAGTCAGTGTCTTCTTGGAGAGGCTGTTGAATACTCTTGTAGAGGAGGGCCGCACCCTGAATCAATTCAGGGACCAATTTCAGAACCTGCAGAAGGAGCTTGAATTAATGCAATGTGTCCTCAAAGATGcagacaaaagaaaaaggaaggacCGTACTTTACGCTCTATCATGGCCAATTTACGGGAGCTCATATATGAAGCTGAAGATATACTAGCAGACTGCCAGCTTCAGTCAAAGGAAGACGACCCATTTTCAAATGCCTGGCTAACTTGTTTCCATCCACCAAACCTACATTTCCAGTATAAAACCGGAAAGCGACTCCAggaaataaatgataaaataactaaaattaaagaACACATGTCCTTTCTTGGCCTGTCAGGTAGCAATGAAATGGGTAGAATTGATCCACAGAATAACCAAATGCCTCGATGGAGCTCTCCCGTGTATGATCATACACAAGTGGTTGGATTGGAAGATgacacaagaaagatgaaagaTTGGCTTTTTGCAGCAGAGGCGGGGATTTTAGCAATTGGTGTTGTTGGAATGGGTGGATTAGGAAAAACAACAATTGCTCAAAAGGTCTTTAATGAAAGAGAGATAGAGGACCACTTTGAAAGAAAAATGTGGGTATCTGTCTCTCAGACACTTGATGAGGAACAAATAATGAGAAGCATGTTAAGGAACTTGGGAGATGCAAGTGTTGGGGATGATCTAGGTGAATTGCTGAAGAAGATAAACCAATATCTTTTGGGAAAAAGGTTCTTAATCGTGTTGGACGATGTGTGGAGCTTGGATGTTAATTGGTTTCGTAGAATATATGACGGCTTACCCAAAGGAAATGGAAGCAGCATTATCATAACAACAAGGATTGAGGAAGTTGCAAGAAAGATGGGAGTTAACGAAGCAAGCATCCACTGGCCGAAGTTCCTCAGTACAGAAAATAGTTGGTTGCTATTTCGAAAGATTGCTTTTGCAGCAACTGGAGGTGAATGCAGGCATGATGATCTTGAAAAGATTGGAAAGGAGATTGTACAGAAATGTAAGGGTCTTCCCTTGGCAATCAAGGCCATTGGGGGATTATTGCTTTATAAGTCACACTATCACGAGTGGAAGCGGATTGCAGATAACTTCCGAGATGAATTAGCAGAAAATGATGACTCTGTAATGGCTTCATTACAATTGAGCTATGACGAGCTTCCCCCCTACCTTAAATCCTGTTTTCTCAGTTTCACTCTGTACCCCGAGGATTGTGTTATAGAAAAGGAACAGTTGATTCGGTGGTGGATTGGGGAGGGATTTGTCCCTCTGCGGGTTGGTAGATCATCAACCGAAGCTGGTGAAAGTTGTTTCTCAGGGTTAACGAATCGATGTTTGGTCGAAGTGGTCGACAAGACTTACAATGGAACTATCTATGCTTGCAAGATTCATGATATGGTTCGTGATTTGGTGATCAAGATGGCGGAAGACGATGCATTCTTTCTACTAGATGGTATAGGCAGCCGGCATCTGGGCATTAATAGCAATATGGATCAGAAAAGGCTTGCTTCCAATCAAAAGGTCCGGGCATTGCTGTCGACAACAAAAACTGGTGAAGTGAACAAGATTTCATCAACCATAACAAAAAAATTTAGTGAATGCAGATATCTGAGAGTTTTGGATGTCTGCAAATCAATCTTCGAAACGCCACTTTCGGGTCTCTTATATCAGATTGGAAATCTTCAGCATTTAACTTATCTTAGCTTAAGCAATACTCATCCTTTGATTGAACTTCCACCTTCACTAGAAAAACTTACCAACCTGCAGATTTTAGATGTGAGCTATTGCCAAAATCTTAAAGTTTTACCTCCATATCTCATGACATTCAAGAAGCTCAGAGTCTTAGATGCAAGCCATTGTGGTTCGCTTGAATACTTACCGAAAGGCTTGGGAAGGCTTTCTAACCTTGAGGTGTTGTTGGGGTTTAGACCTGCTAGAGCAAGCCAATCAAACGGGTGTAGGATTGGTGAGCTGCGAAATTTGACTAGACTAAGAACACTCGGTTTACATTTAACTCAtggtgatgagattgaagatgATGAAGTCAATGCACTTGTGAAGCTTCAGGAGCTTCAACTCCTGAAAGTAAGTTGTTTTGATGGCCATGGACCAGAGCTCATGGGGAAAATGGATCGGCTGTATCCTCCACCTGAACTGTATGAGCTTGCACTCCAATTTTTTCCAGGGAAGACAAGTCCAATCTGGCTTAATCCTATATCACTGCCTATGTTAAGATATCTTTCAGTCTCTTCTGGAAATATTTGCAAGATGCATGAAAGCTTTTGGGGTGAGGATAACACGGTGTGGAAAATTGAAGCCTTGTTGCTGGAATCATTATCGGAGTTGGGAATGGAGTGGACAAAAGTAGAACAGGTTATGCCATGTTTGAGAATTGTGAATGCTAATTGGTGTCCAGAGTTAGCATGTTTTCCAATTCAAGAAGTTGGGTTTAGAGGTGGTGTTTGGAGAAAAGGAGAGCAGATGAATTAA
- the LOC136204144 gene encoding 18S rRNA (guanine-N(7))-methyltransferase RID2 — MSSRPELLAPPEIFYDDTEARKYTSSSRIIDIQAKLSERALELLALPEDGVSRLLLDIGCGSGLSGETLSESGHQWIGLDISQSMLNIAVEREVEGDLLLGDMGQGLALRSGVIDGAISISAVQWLCNADKSSHEPKLRLKAFFGSLYRCLARGARAVFQVYPENIAQRELILRSAMNAGFAGGVVVDYPHSTKSRKEYLVLTCGPPSLTTSTPKGKEEEEEDCCSDDDISDDRENHTVRFSDRHRPKKKQKVAKKGKGREWVLRKKEQLRSKGNVVPPDTKYTARKRKARF; from the exons ATGTCAAGTCGGCCTGAACTATTAGCTCCACCTGAAATTTTTTACGATGACACTGAAGCTCGCAAATACACTTCTTCTTCTCGTATCATTGACATTCAG GCAAAACTATCAGAAAGAGCATTAGAGCTTCTTGCCTTGCCTGAAGATGGAGTATCCAGATTGCTCCTTGACATTG GTTGTGGATCAGGACTTAGTGGAGAGACACTAAGTGAAAGTGGGCACCAATGGATTGGCTTAGACATTTCACAGTCAATGCTTA ATATTGCAGTGGAGCGGGAGGTTGAGGGTGACCTTCTACTTGGTGACATGGGCCAG GGCTTAGCTCTACGTTCTGGAGTTATTGATGGTGCCATCAGTATCTCGGCTGTTCAG TGGTTATGCAATGCTGACAAGTCTTCCCATGAGCCAAAGTTACGACTCAA GGCTTTCTTTGGATCATTATATAGATGTCTGGCAAGAGGTGCAAGAGCAGTGTTTCAAGTTTATCCTGAAAACATAGCACAGCGTGAGCTGATTTTAAGATCTGCAATGAATGCTGGATTTGCTGGCGGTGTTGTTGTTGACTATCCACACAG TACCAAGAGTAGGAAAGAATACCTTGTCCTGACGTGTGGACCACCATCCTTAACCACATCAACGCCCaagggaaaagaagaagaagaagaagactgtTGCTCAGATGATGACATTAGTGATGATCGAGAAAACCATACC GTTCGCTTTTCAGACAGGCACAGACCTAAGAAGAAGCAAAAGGTAGCAAAGAAAGGGAAGGGCAGAGAATGGGTTCTGAGGAAAAAGGAGCAATTGAGAAGTAAAGGAAATGTGGTGCCTCCGGATACTAAATACACTGCTCGAAAACGGAAGGCACGATTTTGA